CACTTGTCCTTCTCAAAGCGTTTAAATGCGATTACTGAAGAACACCTCCATCATATATCCTTCCCATCTCCGACCGTTTCAATGTATTCATCTCAATCATACATTAATTAATATgtgtatacaaattattttcagaCACGACGGGTGGAAGCGGACGTCGAGCGCGGGCAGCATCATTCCTGCCATCAACCGTTTCAATGCAATCCCTGAAGAACGCCTCCATCATGATCTGCACAGACGCCCTAAATATACAATTGGCCAAGTGAGTTCTGGGTcaaatttctcgaaaattcttaaGCATATCCAGCTTAAGTATCATATTTCTTTGAGCCTAATTACTTACTTGAATTTGATTTAACACGATTAAATGAAGTTTATCTTGATAATCATTAAAATGCTTTCGTTTTAACTACACAACGctaaaataaggaaataatttacatgtaatttgataaaatactaAATTCTTCATAgctcaatatatgttatatgccGTGACTGGCTTAGGCGTTTATGTTGTTCAACCAGCAAGgggttattattttattgttattgcgcTCTCGTTTGATCAGCGTAAAGTCAATTAACCTCTGGAATACGACGtttcatatattcattttatacaaaaagaTATCGATCCTTTATATCGATTTATAATCGATAacctttcttaaataataaagaaatcgTGATGAATACtgattaaaaagtaaattaaatatattggtcGCATTTTAGGAGTTATCATGGCATCTGCTCGCGCTCCTGCGTTAATATAGCATGAACTCATGAACAAAAATCCTAAAGTAAATACAAGAGGATAATTCCTTATCGTCGGTGTAAGATCGTATTATACTTTACCTTACgtgcaccaaaagctatatttcaagAATGGCGTAGCAGAACGGactaaattttcaaaacagtgaaaaatatcaaattgatgttttttacagtttgaaaacaacaatgaaatatgatttttatttcactgataaatctctgtTAATTTTCAGAAcgcatataataaaacacattattatgaaattatcaCCTCTCCACCTTATTTTGCAGGCAGGTGGAACTAGAGGACCACCAGTTGCGGGCGGTGTTCGAGGGTAAAGGAGGTAGCTACGTGAAGGAGTACATGGCCGCCACGGAGACAGAGGCGCGCCAAAACTTCCCTAACATGATCAATATGACAGCACCAGTACCGGTACGTTTCACTGCATGTTGTTCAACAgttgcttaaagtgacactcttattcaaaatcaatacatacacgtatataacaaacatacattttgagtgatacaccctcaactatttactaaataatgcttttatggaATATactaattactattaacaatattataaccgtgtatttaatagctgaaacgcaaaaatattgaatgattggtgaatgctaaaagattaactgcgatctactatcgtcttatgaggtagcaataccgttattcctgcacatttctttcaaattctcggtatccttcataagaaccattgttttcgacatttatttatcctttttgatatatatattaaaacaattgtattaaatatgtaaaatcttatttgggagtaagagtgcatctttaaagagaGACTATGCAATTTATGTTGCAACACTCCAGCCTACCATGTTGTCCTTGACTTTATAAGATGGATCAATTTGACGAGCAGGCAAATGAACTATGCaaatgaaatattgcaaaaggTTCAATTGGCAGCTTTAATTCGCTTAGACTTTTCGACGATGTTTGTAAATCTTCTGTCCTATTATCCATGTGACGTTCTAAACGAACTgtcgtgatttttttttctacaaatgaCGCACGTGTGCGTTGAAACATATGTCTTTGATTCTTTGGGATTGAAGACCATCCCACTGAAGTAGTAATGACCACATATGGTGAGAGCCAATCCTTTTTCTTTAGAAGGATCGGCTCACATACACCAACTTGCCCTGTGTAACGCCTATCTGGTTGTATATAAACACTACTTGGGAACGGAGCAACCTGCAtgagaatttttttattgtacataTTTGGAAACGTTTATCACTATTATAAAACACTAACATTTTACAACTAGTATGACGTGCAAGATGACGAATATAACACTTTATAGTAGTAGTCAGTTAGAGTTTGTgtgcaaaacaatttttaagcaGACACAACtacaatacaatgttgtacCAAGTAACTTCAAtcttatttattactttttcagTTATTATGCAAACTTAAATATCGTTGCCTGGTGAGTATGTTGGTACTGCCGCTGTTGATATAAAAGGTGTATGATGATAAGTTAAAGAATGATGAGGATGATActcttaacaaaatataaaccatgTCCGGCATTTTATCGATTTTTTAATGCTGATTTTAGGTACCCGGCGCACACGACACATTTGACATCTCTGAAAACATTGAGGCCACACAGACGATAATGGACGATATCCGGAAGTTGACGGAATACCTGAAGAATTTGACGTCGAACGCGTCTCCGATTAACACATCTTCCACCGCTGCTCATACAGACGGACATAACTCGCATGACAACAACGTGGATTCCGCGTCCACTGCAGATCATCCGTTGACCAGTGACGCCAACGCACCATCCACAGCTAGGCCAATAACAACGTCTAACAGTCATACGGTAACGCACGGAACGTATCCGACGGACTCTAAACGTAAGCTTACAACAACGCCTTCATACACCAGAGGTAACACAGGAAAAACTACCTCGAGTATACCCCCTGTGGCTAGCAGTGATAGCAAACCTGCAAGTACTACCGCAAAACCAATAGTGACGTCGATGTCCGCTACAACTCTTGATCCTGCTGTTGCGCAGGGACTTAACGAACTAAGTCAATATGTAATGGTATGTACTGCTTCGTATTGAAGGGGGTTGTTAAAACATGTCGCTAAAGTCACTCTCATAGTTCACAATGGTTTTGTTGCTTTAAACACTAGTTTCGTGTATTTTGATATGATGCAGTATGCTATTTTGGATTCATCATGATTAATATGTGTATCCGAAGAAAATTATCCTGTTTGTCATACATAAATAGCCACCAATCATATTAACAACTTATATCCTAACTTTAGGGCAATCTGTTCAACCGTAGTATTGACATGGACGAGGCATGGCGGGCGGCAAACACCACCCTCCACCCACGGGAACTGCTCTCCCTCGCCGCGGGGGGACGAGTCAAGAGAAACGCCGACGGTAAGCTGATAAACGTGCTTACCAGCTGCATTTTGTAAATGACGCGCGTCGCCGCATACGTTTCACAAATGAGGAAATCTGATTTAAATActaagggagataactcttCTTCAATTGGCtcctttctcacttgttctttatttttcatttggttCGGACGTTTGCCGAATAaagcatacattttatttgtcttcagTTTTTTCCTGAGTGCGAGGAAACACTCTTTCAGCGAAAAATTGTTTTGCCAACTCGAATAGAATCTTTTTGTCTATCGATAGGCTCATCCACGACGGAAGGGCAATGTGAGTCGCGGGGCACAATGGAGGACGGAAAATACATGCGTCTGTGTTCACTTTGTTCCGCTACCACATATCTGGGCGAAGACTTCTTCCCCAGATACATAAATGAGGCGGTGTGCAAGAATGGCGAGAGCAGTTGCTTCGAGGTTGGAGCAACAGGTaagcagtgttacttcccttacagTAATCACAGCCATCACAAAAATCACATGACCATGGATAGATATCACGTGATACATTAATTCATGTTGTAAAATACCTTtgatttttaagtgttttttatatttcaaacttcTGTCACCTTGAATAGTTgaaatgttatgaaaaaaaaaaacagagaagaaaaaaactttaaaaacaaaaaagcgtTTAAAACTGAAATCCTGCTGTGCATATGTATATTCTGCTTATCAGATCTCTTTGTAGGAGATTGTTACTTAGTAACTTTAAACATTGCCATTTTCTTAAATACGTAGGATCTTTAATTAACAGTTACATTTTCAACTACTTAACCGTATAACCGTTGACAACACACGTTGTAAAACAACATTGACAAGTAATGTTGGGACTTAAAGTTTGTCCACAATTCTAACTGAATGCTTAGATGCTAGTTGCGTACCAAAGGTACTTACACCCAAAGCAGGACCAAATggacaaatatttacatatttcatcaatCATTCTATTTTAATTCAGCTCACGGTCAATGTCAACAAACCATGTTCTCGTTGAACATGATGAGGCGACAGAAGGAGACGTGTCAGATGATTTTGCATAATGGTGAGGTATTCATCTTCGACGACTGGCAGCTCACACCGACCAAGATCCGGGTTGCCTGTGAATGCACAATAAACAAACTCTCCCTCTTCAGTGGCTACGTTAACCCTCATCCTGTGGTGGGCTGACCCGCGTAAACTTTGCCAATTTAACTATCGAGTGGAATATCGTTAGCCACGTGATGACCACTATTGGTCGGCTGAACTACTTTCCGAGTGTTTTAAATGCTAACAATATGCTTTGGTCGGAGCGTACTATTTACTGTTGAATGACTTAAATGGATATT
The Mya arenaria isolate MELC-2E11 chromosome 12, ASM2691426v1 DNA segment above includes these coding regions:
- the LOC128210572 gene encoding uncharacterized protein LOC128210572, yielding MLTQVEDTTGGSGRRARAASFLPSTVSMQSLKNASIMICTDALNIQLAKQVELEDHQLRAVFEGKGGSYVKEYMAATETEARQNFPNMINMTAPVPVPGAHDTFDISENIEATQTIMDDIRKLTEYLKNLTSNASPINTSSTAAHTDGHNSHDNNVDSASTADHPLTSDANAPSTARPITTSNSHTVTHGTYPTDSKRKLTTTPSYTRGNTGKTTSSIPPVASSDSKPASTTAKPIVTSMSATTLDPAVAQGLNELSQYVMGNLFNRSIDMDEAWRAANTTLHPRELLSLAAGGRVKRNADGSSTTEGQCESRGTMEDGKYMRLCSLCSATTYLGEDFFPRYINEAVCKNGESSCFEVGATAHGQCQQTMFSLNMMRRQKETCQMILHNGEVFIFDDWQLTPTKIRVACECTINKLSLFSGYVNPHPVVG